Part of the Phragmites australis chromosome 23, lpPhrAust1.1, whole genome shotgun sequence genome is shown below.
AAGTGTCGGTACACCATGCCGGCCGGACCGCACCATGACGGCCGGTCGGACGGCGGCTGGTCACGACGACGGTAACCCGCCGTCGACCGACGACCGATACAAGGCGAGGCGAGCCACTTTGTTGGCCGAATTAGCCAGAGGGCTTGGATGCTCTTGTTTGTAAAAGTTGATCCTCACTCAAACGAGAATCTGACATTCTCATTTGGGACGTGGAAATTCGATCTGCCGTGTTTCTGTGGAACTGAAATTTTTACTGTAAAATTCAGCAAAGTTATGTGAAATTTCAGTTCTTCAGATTGAACGTGGCCAGGCAATTAACGCAGAGATATGAATTGTTTATCTAAAAAGCTTCCTTCCCGACTTTTTCAGCACGAACACAATGAAAACGGATGCAAAATCTCAATCGTCGGATCAGAATCGGACGTGCGAgcttgtttcttcttccttgagACTAAGGCACACGGTCTCCTCCAGTACATCGTCGGACCTCGCTCCACCATGCCACCGCCGCGCTAGCTGCTTTGTTTTCATAGTCCCCGCCGTCCGCTTGCTACTCACGGGTCTGGTGGCGCCACCAATGCCTCGTCGCACCACCACATCGCCACCTACCGTCAGCATCATTCTAAACCTAACATCCAATGAACCCACCCCGAACCCTAACCCTCCTCTAATTTCGTCACATCGTCGACCGAACTTCTTCAGCGCGTACCGAAGTTCTTGCGATTTTCGGGTGCCTGATCATTAGGACGTGTGCAGCAGAAAAGGTCCCCGAGTTCCGATGCAGCATGGTTTCATCATTAGATCCATGTACTACCCACAGAACACAGCAAAAAACAAGGAAATACTGTAAAAATGGTAAAAATTACTTGCTCATTCGCTCATCCCATCCAACTCACCTGTATTTACATGCCGAAGTACTTTATCTGCGAGGAGTATTAACTGCCTAATTAAGCAAGGATTAAAAGAAGGAACTCATCAATGGCGATGCCGGCACGGAGTTACTTGGCGGCGGTTACTTCCTTCTTCGCCGCCTTGGCCTTCTTTCCCGCggcggaggtggcggaggaggcgggGGAGAAGAAGCGGTCGATGCCCAGGACAGAGACGGACTTGCGGGAGCCGCGGAGGGAGCAGACGGGCACGTTCAGGACGGGCGCCACGCGGACGTGCGCCGAGTAGGACCGCTCGATGGCGCCGCCGGAGCCGgcacggtggcggcggccgccggcgaGGCTGCTCGGGCTGCTGGAGCTGCGGCCGAGCCCGTTGAACACCACCTTGCCGGCGGCGTTCAGGCGCGGGCTGTCGGCCGCGACGGCGGCCGGAGGCGGGGGCGCCGTGGCCTGCGACGGGGAGAGGCGGATCTTGGGTGGCAGGTTCTGGTGCTGGGACGGAGGTGGCGGCGTTGGGGTCGGGATCGGCGCTGGCGAGGTCTTCTCGGGCTTGTCCGGCTCGTCGGAGCCGGACTcgcggaggagggggaggctgAGAGACGGCTCCGACTCCGGCGGCTTCGGCCCGCGGCGGAGGAGCCGGCCTAG
Proteins encoded:
- the LOC133906745 gene encoding formin-like protein 16, which gives rise to MASAAASRPPAPPPPPPAVQWLGPRVSFSFDEAGGGGGREAVAGGKPSAGADFEFLLAGCSAVSMLPADELFSGGKLVPLRIPASAEGVPVGVEATTLLPKQEPAPAQQQPETPRAEETAAKGVAASEEPKIPARRWRDLLRLRKQQVSSGSASTSEPRPLGRLLRRGPKPPESEPSLSLPLLRESGSDEPDKPEKTSPAPIPTPTPPPPSQHQNLPPKIRLSPSQATAPPPPAAVAADSPRLNAAGKVVFNGLGRSSSSPSSLAGGRRHRAGSGGAIERSYSAHVRVAPVLNVPVCSLRGSRKSVSVLGIDRFFSPASSATSAAGKKAKAAKKEVTAAK